In Janthinobacterium rivuli, a single genomic region encodes these proteins:
- the rplA gene encoding 50S ribosomal protein L1, giving the protein MAKLSKRIKALKAKVDRTKVYAFDNAVALIKECATAKFNESIDVSVQLGVDPKKSDQVVRGSVVLPAGTGKTVRVAVFASGEKAEAAKAAGADIVGMEDLAEQIKAGDMPFDIVIASPDTMRIVGTLGQILGPRGMMPNPKVGTVTPDVATAVKNAKAGQVQYRTDKSGIIHATIGRKSFADADLKSNLVALIDALNKAKPASSKGVYLRKVSLSSTMGAGVRVDQASLAA; this is encoded by the coding sequence ATGGCTAAGTTATCCAAACGTATCAAGGCTTTGAAAGCCAAAGTCGACCGTACCAAAGTGTACGCTTTCGACAACGCTGTCGCTCTGATCAAAGAGTGCGCAACGGCCAAGTTCAATGAATCGATCGACGTATCGGTACAACTGGGTGTTGATCCTAAGAAATCCGACCAAGTGGTGCGCGGCTCCGTCGTGCTGCCAGCTGGTACCGGCAAAACCGTACGCGTGGCTGTATTCGCGTCGGGCGAAAAAGCGGAAGCGGCTAAAGCTGCTGGCGCCGACATCGTTGGTATGGAAGACCTGGCTGAGCAGATCAAAGCCGGCGACATGCCTTTCGACATCGTTATCGCTTCGCCAGATACCATGCGTATCGTTGGTACCCTGGGTCAGATCCTGGGCCCACGCGGCATGATGCCTAACCCGAAAGTTGGCACTGTTACTCCTGACGTCGCTACCGCCGTGAAAAACGCGAAAGCTGGTCAAGTTCAGTACCGTACCGACAAATCCGGTATCATCCACGCTACCATCGGCCGTAAATCGTTCGCTGACGCAGATCTGAAGTCGAATCTGGTCGCACTGATCGACGCACTGAACAAAGCCAAGCCAGCATCGAGCAAAGGCGTGTACCTGCGCAAAGTTTCGCTGTCGTCGACCATGGGCGCTGGCGTCCGTGTTGACCAGGCTAGCCTGGCAGCTTAA
- the rplL gene encoding 50S ribosomal protein L7/L12 — MAISKDDILEAVSAMSVMDLNDLVKAFEEKFGVSAAAMASAGPAAGPAAAAEEQTEFNVILDTFGANKVGVIKAVREITGLGLKEAKDLVDGAPKTVKEAVSKADAEAAQKKLVEAGATASIK; from the coding sequence ATGGCAATTAGCAAAGACGATATCCTGGAAGCAGTTAGCGCCATGTCCGTAATGGACCTGAACGACCTGGTTAAAGCATTCGAAGAAAAATTCGGCGTGTCCGCAGCAGCAATGGCTTCGGCCGGTCCTGCAGCAGGCCCAGCAGCAGCTGCTGAAGAACAAACCGAATTCAACGTCATCCTTGACACCTTCGGCGCAAACAAAGTTGGCGTTATTAAAGCAGTTCGCGAAATCACCGGCCTGGGCTTGAAAGAAGCTAAAGACCTGGTCGATGGCGCACCAAAAACTGTGAAAGAAGCAGTGTCGAAAGCTGACGCTGAAGCAGCACAGAAGAAACTGGTAGAAGCCGGCGCAACCGCTTCGATCAAGTAA
- the rplK gene encoding 50S ribosomal protein L11 yields the protein MAKKIIGFIKLQVPAGKANPSPPIGPALGQRGLNIMEFCKAFNAQTQGLEPGMPIPVVITAFADKSFTFVMKTPPATYLIKKAAAITKGSPKPHTDKVGTLTRAQAEEIAKLKTPDLTAADMDAAVRTIAGSARSIGITVEGVV from the coding sequence ATGGCAAAGAAAATCATTGGTTTTATCAAGCTGCAAGTGCCAGCTGGTAAAGCAAACCCATCCCCACCAATCGGTCCAGCTCTGGGTCAACGTGGTCTGAACATCATGGAATTCTGCAAGGCCTTCAACGCACAGACCCAAGGTCTGGAGCCAGGCATGCCGATTCCAGTCGTGATCACCGCGTTCGCTGACAAGTCCTTCACTTTCGTGATGAAGACGCCTCCAGCAACCTACCTGATCAAAAAAGCTGCTGCGATCACCAAAGGTTCGCCGAAGCCACATACCGACAAAGTCGGTACGCTGACCCGCGCACAAGCTGAAGAAATCGCTAAATTGAAAACCCCTGATCTGACCGCTGCCGACATGGATGCTGCTGTACGCACCATCGCTGGTTCCGCTCGTTCGATTGGTATCACGGTGGAAGGTGTTGTATAA
- the rplJ gene encoding 50S ribosomal protein L10 yields MSLNLNDKKAVVAEVSAQVANAQTIVVAEYRGIQVGHLTQLRAKARAQGVYLRVLKNTLARRSVEGTAFASLADAMTGPLIYSISADAVAAAKVIADFAKTNDKLVIKAGNYAGKPLDTAAVTALASIPSREVLISQLLGVMLAPVSGFARGLAALAAKKGEGAEAPAEAAAEEAPAAA; encoded by the coding sequence GTGAGTCTCAATCTGAATGACAAAAAGGCCGTCGTCGCCGAAGTTTCCGCACAAGTAGCAAATGCGCAAACGATCGTCGTGGCCGAATATCGTGGCATCCAGGTTGGTCACTTGACGCAACTGCGTGCTAAAGCGCGTGCCCAAGGCGTGTACCTGCGTGTGTTGAAAAACACTCTGGCTCGTCGCTCCGTTGAAGGTACCGCATTCGCCAGCCTGGCAGATGCCATGACCGGCCCGTTGATCTACTCGATCTCGGCCGATGCCGTTGCAGCAGCTAAAGTCATCGCTGACTTCGCTAAAACCAACGACAAACTGGTCATCAAAGCAGGTAACTACGCAGGCAAGCCGCTGGATACAGCTGCTGTCACCGCGTTGGCGAGCATTCCTAGCCGTGAAGTCCTCATTTCGCAGTTGTTGGGCGTTATGCTGGCTCCGGTTTCGGGCTTTGCACGTGGTCTGGCTGCCCTGGCAGCGAAAAAAGGCGAAGGCGCCGAAGCTCCTGCAGAAGCAGCAGCAGAAGAAGCCCCAGCAGCCGCTTAA